ACTTCAGATACAACAACAGCCACAAAAGTATTATCACTTCCTCCCATCTCAGTGAGGCAAATATCAGAGTTTAAGAGACACAATACACACAAAAACATCAGCTCCTGCCAAATCAACTATCTGTTTCTTACCGAAGCAGAAATGAGTGCTTTCAATTTACAGCATTTTCTTAGTCCCACTAGTGATACCACAGCCGAGACTAGTAAACCTATGGAAGTACTTTCTACCTAGAAGTTCCACCAGAATACTTTTGTTTACCTGCtagcaacagaaaaaacaatgatctggaaaaaaaatgctgtagaTAGTACACGCTTTTTAGGTGAATAAAGAGGAGGTGAGAAACAAGTCTGGGATATAAAAAAATGAATAGCATGGACCATTTCAATTTCCAATCAAACTGTATGTATCCTTGAAATATTACCCGTAATCAGGAAGCCAGAGTTTCACAAACTTATTCTTTATTTTGGTAGTGAATTGTTTTAATGTAGCAAAATGAGAGATCAGCCATTCATTTTGAcaacaaaattttaaagcaaagtcATAGACTTGAGAGTTTTCAGAATATTCATATGGTAGCAAAAGTCAGGACCAGCCAGGAAGGCTCTAAGAGGACATATTCTATTACATGGTACAGAACTCATTTCATAATGGTTTTCTCCTTTGTAAGAATTAAGGTACACCAAATGTATGTTATGTTCTAGAGAAGCAAACCAAACTATACAGAGATTTTGTTAACAGAAAGAAGTGAGGTATCAATAACTAAAAGGGATATATTCAAGATAGATTCCTGAGTACTTTTAAGTTGATGGGTGTGTTCCCACCAATATTCCCAGAACAGAGAATAGGGAGGGAAACCTTCAGCTTTGGTAATCAGAGAGATAGATATAAGACATACCAAACCTCAGTAGGTatggaaaaatatcttcaaTGTAAGTTTACTTGAGAGCAATTCTCAATCTGTTTACTAGGAATTTTCATCTTGGTTTTGTGTATCTTGTATCTACATGTGGTAAAAACGAGTACTGATGCTACTAACTCAGCCTAATAGCATTTAAAGCATTGCTGAATTTCAAATCcttaaaaaagtaaaagcagttAATTTCTCACAATGAAtgctagaaaaaaaagagtagtgAATGATAAATCTAAGGAACGATATGTAAAAAAGGCAGCAGATATTCATTGTTAAGCAATACATCTGGTAGCAGTTGCCTACCCAACTGGCATATCTGTTCCCAGTAAAGTGGCAAAACAAATGTGGTGACTTCTTATGGACAAATCTATGAGAAATCAGGTTCCATTAGTTTTACTGCTGAGAGTAACATGTTAAAAGGATTCAGTGTGTTAACAGTATCTTTCACTAAGTTGTTCAGCCACAAAAGACTAATAGAGTATGCGCATACAGCAAGATGTAGGATTCAAAACACTGTGCCCTGCATTTTATCTTAGGCTATATCTGATTCTTTTTATATGCAGCCCAAAATACAGGGACAGAAACACTGAgtaatttgggttggaagggacctttaaggATCATAAGGGCCAGGAATATCTTCCAGTATACCAGGTTTCTCAAAGCCCCATCCTGACCTAACCTTAACACCCTTCCAGGGGCGGGCACGCACATCTTCTTTGGGtaatctgtgccagtgcctcataaacctcacagtaaaaaatttctcCCCCTATGGCCATCTATACCTACCTTCTTTGAGTTTAAAACTtgttgtcctgtcactacaggccttggtaaaaagtccctctccatcttccttgtAGGCCCCCTTTAAATAGTTAAAGGTTGCAATAAGGTCCCccagagccttcccttctccagactgaacaaccccaactctctcagcctatGTACAGCCAGCCCTGTGATCAATTTAGTGACCCTCCTCTGGGTCACATGCTGAGCCATTGCTCCAGCATGTCCTGTCTTTCCTGTGGTGGGACCCtacagctggatgcagctctcCAGGTAGGGTTTCAtaagagcagaggggcagaatcacctccctcagcctgctggccatgctgttttggatgcagcccaggacacagttggctttctgggctgtgagcacatATTTACAGTTCTTGTCCAATTTTTCAGAATGGGCAGTACCATACTTAGCCCTTCCAAAATCCTTCAAAATCTACTCTGATTTGGGTTTCATGCAATTCTGGCATGCCATGCATCTTGTTTCTGACTAACTCCTTCTTTCTGTTAAGTTACACTGGAAGAATTCTTGCTTATCTTGCATGGGCATATTAATCCATTCTCCTAGGACTGCAGTTACTCCAAGTTGCTGCCATTACGTTTGCACAATGTAACCTGATGTTTAAAATCTCAGTAAATTGCCCCAGCCACTTATCAGAGACAGCAATGTGGGCCCATGTGTTCATTTAGATGGCTAAGCCAGGCTCAGTCTGTATGACGCCCATGCTGTGACTCATCACCTACTTTCTCAAGAGAGGAATGACTACTGTGGTGCAAATGCAGTCAGGACTGCAGAGCATTTCCTCTGTTGCCTTGCAACTGTCTATAGTGATTCCctcagaggagaggagaaataCTGATTCCCCAGAGGACCAAATTGCATTTGGGTCCTGTTTGTTGTAACTATCATTCTAACTGACTGGACTTACTTGCACATAATGAGCAATAAGGAAGGTAAGATACAAGTCTTAAGTTCTAGTATAAGAAAGCCTTACCTTTCCAATATGCCCACTTCAAAAGATCTCAGCATCTCCTCTGTTCTCTACAAAGCTGCTCAATCTGAATAGGTGGGAATTTTATTTCACAAGTAAATAGATATTGAACTGATATTACTAACAGTAGTAAACTTAAAGTGATTAATGCAGTAAGACTGGAAGGACTGATTTGGTAAAACTTTGGATTTGTATTGAtacagataagaaaaaaaagatacagcACATTATCAAACTAATTTAAAGGCATATGAATTTAGGTGTAACAGCCTACATAGAAATCTTGAAGTCCGGGCAGAGATAAAGTGCATGCAGATGAAGTAGGccattcacatttttaaagatgtcTTTCAAAGAGCTATATGACCTCTTaatcaattttttcttcttgaaaattgTCTGCATCTTCCATGTAATCTTCAAGTTCATTGTATCTCTGTGAATGAAATAACATTTGTACAATTTATCCATATTTAATAACTGTATTATGTAAAGACTGCTTTTTCTCATTCAACACATGACCAAGCATGCCAATAACAATTTAGAAGCTGTATCCAAAAGCATACTAAATGCAATTGTACTACAAATTGTCTTAAAATAGTTCATTAAGTGGTTCTGAGCAATTAAAAGTTCTTCAGTGTAACAGAATTCTAAAATATTCTTGCTGTGGCTCATGTACATCTTTCCCGTCTTTCCAAGTTACAGCTCAAGTTTGTTGTGTTGCTGCTTTCAAATTAAACAGGGGCCTGCCCACTACAGCCCAGAGATCACGCAGCTGTCAAAAAGCTTCATGTCAAAAGCTGATACAAACTCTGCgtgagcacagcagcagatcACTGTTTGAAACACTGGGTCAGCAGAAATGGGGGAATGGTTGAGCTGAGTTGTATTATTGATGAACAGTAATTCAGAACTGATCCATTAAATGAGACATTTTTATCTGAACTTACTTTCATCTGCTTAGAAAAGAATACAGGGAATAACCCAGTCATACCTTCTGAATCCACCCAGTCTCTTCCAAGTGGCTGAAAAGCCGCTCTACAGTGTCTTTGACTGGTTCATCCTCAACACCATCTGATTCAACAATGGAGCAGCAATTCATGTATAACTTGTACTTGAAGTGTTTCAAGTTGTGATAAACTCTTGTACGATTTGCACACACCGTGCCAACCTTCAAAACCTAGGCCAGAGCAAACAAATCATTCCCTTGGATAGAACAATGATTATCTTTACAATATACAGAATTGGTGGGCTAATCTAATAAAATTTAATCAGTGAGTCCAGGAAACTGTTTGGAATAATGAAATAAACAGAATGACACTACatgaataaatacattttgagattaaaaatgcctattactatattttaattCTCTACTGATCATATAAATGTTATACCTATATACAGCTCAATTTTTTAGTATCCCCCAAACTGAAAAACTAAGGCTTGTGTTtggtgctgcaggtgcttcTGAAGTGCAAGACCTACCAACTGCTGCTGAGCCTTGATTAATTCAAATTTCCAGAAGCACTATTTCAAATACTGCAGCAATGAAGAACCGAGCTGCACTGTTTTGTAGAGCATTGCACAACTTTTCAAGTATCCCAAACAATGAGGTGTGGCATTTGAACACGATGTGATATGAAATAGGAGATACCATCTTACATCAAACTGATGGCCCAGTGCTCTCCCCTGTGACAGCTAGCAGGAGATATGTAGAAAGTTAGTATAAGACCTAGCACAAACATTAGAATGATCATAAGATTACCACACATTTTCTGGCAGTTAAGAGTTAAGATTGTCTGCATCATCCCAAATACCATGTTCCATAGTGTGAAAGAACCTTCCCCAAGAACCTGTCTAATTCATTTTGGGACCCAAtactatttttctcttccaaaatatCCTGTGGCAGTGGGTTTCATAGCTTATTTATGTATGACATGGAGAAATGCCAAAGGCAAATAGCTAGATATCGTATAAATGTAACTatgtattgtgtttttaagcAAGAAAGATAGTCTAAAAATACAATGCTATTTCAGCATGCAGCTTTGGAAAGAATCTCAGCACTgtactctatttttttcccctcacagttcTTAGTCTCTCTGTGTTAATGCTTAACTTATCTACTCAAGCTGGCCCTATCAGCCAAAGTTGTGTTAAATCACTTTGTATGGAATGTAGGAGCATGGTTGAACAATAGCACAACATGTAGTGACTGAATCCATGTCCTCTAAGCATGTTTATAAACAGAACACCAAGACTGAGGACTAGGAAACAGTTTATAACCCAGGTGACATAAGGAAGTGTGGGGGACACTTAATATCGCTAAACCTTGTGATTGTCCATGATCAGAGGGAAATGAGAATTGGCACCTAAACAGTGAATCATCACTGCAAGCCTAAGCAAAATTGGAACAgctgtttctcttctctttctacTGGCAAAGCAGAATACTTCAGAgatgagagaaaagcaaagttttatGCAGAAGAAGGAGGTTGAAGGTCTGGTTTTGTTCTCTTCACATCCACTTTTCTTGGGTATTTTCAAACAAATCTATAGAAAATAGTCCAACTATGTGTTTCCATTCAATTTGATCTGTCAGTCCTGAACTGCATTCTCTATCAGTCAATTAGGCTTGTGAAATGGCAGTTTTATGTAGTTCtgtgaaactttttttcttttatctttgtttCTAAATTGGCAGGACAAGTTGTTCAATGCATTGCCAGCAGAGCTTTAAAGACAACTTGAGAACAGTACTTCTAGCAGTCTAAACTGCAGGTCACCGTAAGAACACAAATGTTACATTACAAGACACTATCCAACATGTCTGGAAAGTGCTCAATTACTCtctctcctgagcctccttAGCAGCCACTGAGCTATACTGAGCAGGCACATAGCAGATGTCCCCAGATGCTGGTGTACACAGGGTAAAAAAAGCTCTCATTTTGTCCTGCTAAGccaaagaagacaaaaatgaaCTAGCAAGCTAGTTCAGTATTCCATAGGATATTTCAAGTTTTTTCCAAAGTGAAATATAGCCAACACTTTATGCAGGACAACATTTGGTCAGCAGTGAGGGAACTGCTACTGTTATTTCCAAAGTTAAGCTGAAAGTTAGGTAAAGATTAAATTCTTGTGCTAGTTCACTAATTATTTCTGGTTAGGTAAGCCACACACTTCCCATGGAAAactaagtatttttaaattagtgaTCTGTATGTAGGGAAGAATGCCTATGACAGACTGCAATATCAGTCTTGGCATGATTACAGAGGACTTACTGTTTTCCTACAATAAACAGgattaaaaaggggaaaagccTAGCTTTCTTGACTGTCATGCACATACATACTTTTCAAAACAGACTATCAGCAACTGCTGCTCAGAAGGGTCTGTAATATAAGAAAAACTCTGTCACAATTTTCAAGCTCCTGCATTACATGCAGAGCCTGCATGATGACAAAATGATAATCCTGGTGACAGCTCTCAAATCTGAAAGTTAAAGGATTCGCAAAAACCCAGACAATACAGGTTTGAGCTTCAGTAAGGTACACGTCCTGTTTGACATGGGCTTCACTTCATTTTTACTTAAGAAATCCTATTATACCTCATTACcaaatatactgaaaaaaaccccttgttatggaacttttttattttcaacaaataCTGTGAAGAActtgttgaaaataaaaaagttccATAACAAGGGGTTTTTCTCACAAGCTGTGTTCAGAAATTTTACACTCACAAATAAAATACCATCTGTGTCTcctgaaagggaagaaaggcaGAACTTGGATATCAGCTTGGTAAAACAACTGTAGCAATATTTTATTCTTGACAAATGAAGTGCTTTGAATTTATCGTAAGAGGTCATGAATTACATTACTGAAGTTCATATGCATACCAAATCATAACAATTACGTGTAGCTGTAATTTTGAAGGGAAGATCTCTAAATATTAGAAACATTCAGGTTCTTGAAAGTCAAGGTTTTCAAAAGGCTCAGCTGTGAAATAAATCTGTATTAGgctattattaaattattttaggtGACTTCTTAAATCACCTAAAATGACTGCCTAATGGAATATTACGTAACAACATGAAAGATGccttttagttaaaaaaaaaaatctaacccAAAATGTTCTACAATGTCACACTACGACAGGAAATAACTCACACAAGCAGGCTAGAtgtaaaagggaagaaaaaaaaccaaaaaagcaaactttattttctgactccactatatatagaatagcaaaagtgacagtggattggagggtgaaattaccacctctccaaccacactggtcaaagCAACAATCCACCCAAcaattctctccacccacaaagaagaatgcaaaacaatcattgtttatatgaacagtgtgagaaaattcagtagaaatatgtaaacatcagaaggcatagaaaacttttagaagaactttaaaactctcaaaagaacagggtgacactAGAAGTGACAACTGAGGGAGAAACAGATGCAAGACTACCTAAATGGAAGTGATCTCTAGTTCGGACAAGTAATTCTGATAATGCAGTAATGGAGGAAGGGTTCTAATAAAATGTATTGATGTAGGTAGGAACAAGTTTTCTTGAAAGGAGATCAGCAACCTCAAGTGTAAATGCATCTGAGATGCCAAGATAATTTGTCTTGAGTGAATGAATAGCTATGTGGGAAATAGcagatgtgggaaaaaaaatctgaagaatgAAGCAATAAATTTTGACAAGGTCACACTTGGACTGCTAGAATGACCATTGCACTGTTTCACTCAGTGTTTGAACCTAGAGCAAACAAGAACTGTTGGGAGTGCAGGTTGACCTTCCAAGTGCTagaggcagagcaggcacagaatTAGCAAACCTAGTGACCCAATATTGAAAAAACCTTACATGcaacaaaatagaaaacacaATCATTCAGTGGTAAAGATTGTCCCTCATACAGAAAGTTACTTTTACAACATTTCTGACCACCAATCAATGCAAGATTCCTGCCTGGAAAGTGTTAAGGACATTATAGGCACACACTAAGGTAAAGGTAGGGCTTTTTCATTAAGGGGTAGATGTGAGGGAGTAAACAGCACAAGGGTCATTGTGATGCAGGCAAAACCAAAGGTCATAGAAAAacatctgatttattttcttgataaaagaaaaacttaaaaataaaaatatagtgCTGGTTTGAAATTACCTGTTTATCTTCTGACATGAAGTCATCCACTTCCAAAGTTTCACTATTATAAAGCCTTCCAGAGAGCAACATGTTGAACTTACACCACCGCTTCAGCTCACAGGCCTGACAAGacatattttctgcattttgcaaGCTTATGCGAACATCTGGGTAACAATCCACACGGTCCTGAAAAACAGATTCCAAATAACATTAAAGAACCTCTGTAAACTGAATGATGCCTCAAACAGGCTGCTGAGTACTCTGCACTCACACAAAATTAGTCctagagaaatgaaagagatcCAAATGTCATGATTACAGTGATCATTAAATCATCACACCCATGACACTAATTCTCTTCTAGTAATATATATACAATAACTAATTGCTCTATACGGACTTATTTTTTGTAGTAGTAGAAGGTTCATGATGAACATACTGTTTACCTTTttgtgggaggaggaaaaaatcttGTTAGAACGTTTatcaaatgacaaaaaaatcctcaaatgtCAACTGCTGAAGTTAGCAGGAGACAGATTCTGTTCTGCTACCTGAATGTTTGTCTGGTTATCAACAcgtaaaatatttctgatatttatataagcaccaaaacaaattatttaagtCAAAGAACAACAGTTGCTATTAAAAAGGATATATAATTATAGTGATTGTTGCACCTCTACAGAGAGTTTCAGCATTTAAAGTAGAATCTACATACCTTGTATCGATCCTTCCAGCGACTTCTACAGATTAAGTTCTCAAGACGAGGCTGAATGAAGCGGTTGTCCAAATAATGAAGCGAGAGCAGCATTTCTTGTGCATACTTCTTTTGTCTCGTTCCATCTGTTCAGTGAGACTCATCACTAATTTGCTGACCACACTATGTTGTACAAGTTCCTTAGATATAATTTTCAAGGACTTTATGCTTCTGCATACTAAGAACTATGAATGATTTTACTAAACTGTTATTGAATACTGTTATTTGCTACTGTTACCCATAAAAGTGATCTATGCAATCCATGTATCTTGATAAAGGgatatatttcattatttaaaaggGGTACAAGAATAAACTCCACAATCAAGTCAAAAGCTCTCATTCCAAATGGAGATTGAATCACTCAATCCTATTtaaaagaatggaaaaggaggaagcaTGTGGGGGAATGTCGTGCTTTTCAATCCATGAAAACAAACTGCTCTGAGCTACTTCAGAGCAGAAATCCTGACAACCCTCTTTGTCACCTATAAAGGTCTCAGAGAAACTGACTTTTACTTCAGTAGCATAGTCAGATGCCTTGAGTACTTCCAAGTACTTCCAAATACTTactcaagcaaaataaataaaaaagcatgaGGATGAGTAAAACTACCACTATTACTGTTTCCCAAATACATGCTGGACTCCAGGAATTAAACAGGACTTCCCCTAGATGGAAGCCAATGCACACTGCCCTGGAACTTCAGTGTGCACAGACATAAAACTTAATTCAGCTATCTTCCCATGCCTTCTAGTAAAGCTGTTATCCAAAAAAAGACAGACATGAGAAGGACCACTGGCTATCCAGCTTTCTATATAAAAGTAGTTAATTGTCATTATAGCCACTATAATTGCAATTAACTGTTTTCCACATTCACTTTACACACACTTTTGCAGTATGAGCTTGAAGAGGCTGTGCTAGaccacaaaacaaaatccctCCCAATAAAAAACACGTGTGAACTCCAATACGATAGTAGCTGCTCTTGAGTCAAAAGTAATGAAGAGATTCACTTTCATTAACTCAGAACAATCCATTCTATgttacaaaaatacatttttgtaatGCAAGGCTATGTTCACACAATGTTCATGTACAACCTTTAGCTCACCTGCAAAGCTCATTTACTTCCAGCGACTTGGCAGTAAATTCTTACATTTTATTGAGCAGTTATCATTTGAAATAGAAGAAAGCTATTACAACATTAATCTGGCAGTGTTTAGTTATTGCTTTTCAAAGGCTTGTTTTTACtcattgaaacaaaacaaaccaaacacctGAAAGAACCAGCAGTGGTAcatgaaagacatttttagcTCCAAGAGTATTCTGAGGTCTGTGGTGTACATCAGTTTCTCCATTCCCTCTTAGTTTCTGATGACATCAAAACCTCCACTCTTGGCATTTCACTAACTCCTTCCATAATCTGACACTGAGAGGCCTCTCCTTAATCCCATCTTTACAGTGCTTATGAAACTATGTGTGAGGCTGTTATTCAGCCCCACTAGGACAAATGCCAAAAAGCACTTCCTCAGAAAGAATAAGACAAGTACTGACTGCAGCTGAAGCTTATTTATCtgatgtgttaaaaaaaaaaaaaggaaaaaaatatgatatAGAGTCATCTCCATAACTAAAAGCATTTATTATCTATCAATTTCCTAAGAGAAAAAGCTGTGAAGCACAAGAGATTTTGACAAACCAGCTGACCTTGCAATGTTTTCATTGAGATATCTCCTTTGAAACTAATTTGGTTTTCATGCTGGAAAGTTTACTACTGATTAGTAAGACAGAAACACATTCCTAGATCTCAAGAAGGAATTTCAAGCCTTCTGTGCTCAAGAATTGAGTCTACACATTTTTCCAAGATTACGGTATCATTTTCAGATAGAgtcccctctgctctcccccaCCAAAGTTATATAGCAGATTTCAGGACCCTCAGTTCTATAATCAAAAGAAACACCCTTCCCTAGAACAAATGGCTTTATATAACTTTGAATgcattaatatattatttaatgaaatttacTTACCATATAATGAGCTCAGAAAAGAGTCATCAATTGCATTTATGAGGAAAGCCTTTACTATTCTTTTGAAGTGTACATAATGATCACAGCGAGATACTGGGAAGAAAGCAATACAACCAAAATTtaccaaaagaaagaaagaaaaaaaaaaaaaagtaagtcaCGTTAGAAGTCCTGTAAGAATTCTTCTTCTCCAGTATTGTaagtttataattttaaagttattaaaatGTAGGTTTAGAAATAACTTCAATGCACAACATCCACACCCATAGGATTTTGACTTTAAATTGTGCTTTTTATCCCAATGATCCTACAGAATTTTAACATTCTAAAATCACATGTGCTTCCAGCAAGAAGAGTCCACAGTAAGACCTACAAACACGAAGAGAAGTGAAGAATTTGTTCTACaaatagcagaaaataatataaatcaGAGAAGACCAAGCTTATGTTGTGGTCATGggttttttgcttgtgttttgtttgttatgttcatgtttttctgtctttcaaatACAGTTCTACTGAGGTCTTCACTGGGGAAGAAATACCACAAATGCTTGTGACTACCTACACTAGCAGTGACTGTCCAGTTACTACATACCTACTTCTGAACAACAAAATATAGAAGAAATTAACTTGCAAAAGGTTCTGCTTCAAATCTCTCTGCTCCATCTAGAAACTGGTTTTCATAAAAGAATGACTTGAAGAGTTTTCTTGCTCTGTGTAATTTGGCCAAGATTAGCCAGTGAAGTCAGAAACCCATCTAGACCTCTGGTCCCAAGTCTTCCCaccacagaataaaaatacataaaaaagaccaaaacaaaacaaaaaaaccaaccaaacaaaaaattcaaaaaataaaatcccaagcCCCAGACTCATAGTGAGAACAGAATTTGGACAGGTTAACATAGCTGCTCTTAGCATAAACCACAAGATCGTAGGATGAAGGATGATGCCTTCAGGCCTCCAAAGGAATGAACTTATACCCTCTCTTTAATTAGATATTTAAAGACTGCAGAAGTTTACTGTGGAAATCAGAATGCTTTCATAATAAATTGAAATCTTTTAGGTATCTGCTTTTAAATATCATATCCTATTCCTTAGCATTTGCATTCAGcccattaatttttattacagtaCTACAAGCTAGTTATACATGAAGAATTATCACTAATTTTGATCTTACACTGTGGGATGTagtgtgccagcagctcactGTTTGATGGATTTGGTTGCTTTTGATGTGGCTGATTTTCATTCTTCACATGCTCTGTGTTGTCAAtgtcatcaccatcatcattttcctcttcctctacTATAAAATCTTTCATGCTGTCACCGTCAGTTTCACTGCCTTCTGATGATGTGAGAGGCAACTGACAGAATGGCTCCTCTTCTACTGCTGCTTCACTATTAGAATCCTGATTAGAATTTAAAAAGTACTTCAAACACAAGAATTTTCAGTATTTGCACACTACATACACCAGTTAAGATTTTTGACCATCGAATAACACCATTTGTTCAATTAACAAGAGAGGGCACATTTccaaaaaatacattattctgTACTAGACAACAATTACTTTCAGCTTTAAATTAGCCATTTCCATGTAGCTCCCTTCAGTCTACTTCTAGGAATTAAGCTAACATGAGATCTCTAAGACACTTCATCAGGTATTCTGCTTCCTGATAAAAATAACTTGATAGATTTTCAGCAGTCAATAGTTATCCAGTTAACGTGACTGTTAAAATATTACAGAACTACTAATTTGTCATGCAttcaaaccccaaaaatgcaaCTGATTTGTACCTCTTAACCTTTCCTgagattaaatatttcttccaattaaatttcaaagacaaaacCCCGACCTCACAATTTGCACTGCTGCAGGATCCGCGAGCTGTGCTTTGTCTCACAAGTTCTTTCAATTTTGCAAGCACTTTCTGTTTCCTACTAGTAGAAACATTCTCTGTAGGGCATGTTTTATCAGGCTGCTGTTCTTCAGAATTCTGGTCGTCATCCAGGATACAGCGGCGTTTGGCAGAAACCTTTCTAACAAGTATGTCACTGCCCTCACTTTCATCGCTGTCGTACATGACAGAGGTGCTCAACCTCTTACGCTTCCCAGGCACAACGCACTCATCATCACCATCTTCTGCAACTTCCCCACGGCGGTCTTTCTCCTCCTGATCTGAAGGACTGCTCTCCACAGCCGTTTGATCTTTCTCATCTATTTCACTTTCGGATGTGGCagactcctcctcctcctcagaggTGGCTGAGGATTCGTCATTGCTGTCAAGAAGTATGAGCGCTCTTCTAGTGCGTCTCCAATCGACTCGGGATTTGGATGATGCCACTTCTGTCCCTGCCGTCTTATTTCTCGTTTCATATCTTTTGACAGCTGGTTTTAGCCCCATCGGAAAGCTGTAGCAACACACCTAAATATAAATCGGTAGAACAAAGCACTTATTACATTGTGCtattcaaaggggaaaaaaaaaaaaaaaaaagagtacacCCTGCTCCGCATGCTTATGACTTAGCAGCACCACTAAGAGACTCACGCGGAAACCAGCACCAAACAGAACTCAGCACGCACAGCAACTTCTCGAGAGGCTGCACCTCACTCAGGACGAGCAGAAGTGCCCGCGCCCGGCGTGGCTGCACTGAAGGAATCGGGTCTGGGGCGCCGCTGCCGCTCCCAGGGCCGCCTCCCGACCCGGCGCCGTTCG
This sequence is a window from Vidua chalybeata isolate OUT-0048 chromosome 2, bVidCha1 merged haplotype, whole genome shotgun sequence. Protein-coding genes within it:
- the CCDC82 gene encoding coiled-coil domain-containing protein 82; this translates as MGLKPAVKRYETRNKTAGTEVASSKSRVDWRRTRRALILLDSNDESSATSEEEEESATSESEIDEKDQTAVESSPSDQEEKDRRGEVAEDGDDECVVPGKRKRLSTSVMYDSDESEGSDILVRKVSAKRRCILDDDQNSEEQQPDKTCPTENVSTSRKQKVLAKLKELVRQSTARGSCSSANCEDSNSEAAVEEEPFCQLPLTSSEGSETDGDSMKDFIVEEEENDDGDDIDNTEHVKNENQPHQKQPNPSNSELLAHYIPQLSRCDHYVHFKRIVKAFLINAIDDSFLSSLYDGTRQKKYAQEMLLSLHYLDNRFIQPRLENLICRSRWKDRYKDRVDCYPDVRISLQNAENMSCQACELKRWCKFNMLLSGRLYNSETLEVDDFMSEDKQVLKVGTVCANRTRVYHNLKHFKYKLYMNCCSIVESDGVEDEPVKDTVERLFSHLEETGWIQKRYNELEDYMEDADNFQEEKID